The following proteins are co-located in the Anomalospiza imberbis isolate Cuckoo-Finch-1a 21T00152 chromosome Z, ASM3175350v1, whole genome shotgun sequence genome:
- the LSM5 gene encoding U6 snRNA-associated Sm-like protein LSm5, which yields MAASAVSNPSQLLPLELVDKCMGSRIHIVMKSDKEIVGTLLGFDDFVNMVLEDVTEFEITSEGRRITKLDQILLNGNNITMLVPGGEGPEV from the exons ATGGCGGCCAGTGCGGTGTCCAACCCGTCCCAGCTCCTGCCGCTCG AACTTGTGGACAAGTGCATGGGTTCACGCATTCACATCGTGATGAAGAGCGACAAAGAAATCGTTGGGACACTTCTAGGATTTGATGACTTTGTCA ATATGGTGCTGGAAGATGTTACAGAATT TGAGATCACATCTGAGGGCAGAAGAATCACAAAGCTGGACCAGATTTTGCTCAATGGAAATAACATAACTATG CTGGttcctggaggagaaggacctGAAGTATGA
- the LOC137464365 gene encoding AT-rich interactive domain-containing protein 4B-like isoform X1, with amino-acid sequence MDCRKNKTNREKEEEFLVQNSAPTLESPSTVAVVEYSNHQSTVSGSLPPNQEGIQSITSEMDGMAEAQNTAGQIQGLQSHRNMSSKCFDANVISNSGNQSEPEHAENVFRGKKNLQNAQGRDSSSKKQKTSLKTSVNIKKKNKSRKREQSGERESDLKEHDYHLPKGSKWSFQMSDLQNLSSTEYITILQAKMQEIRKRYWLLKAELAAIDRTKYLKKKKELERAAATSSSSPNGMPGERSRKQKCGPALMQHQSKQS; translated from the exons ATGGACTGTAGGAAG AATAAAACTaacagagagaaggaagaggagttTTTAGTGCAAAATAGTGCTCCAACTCTTGAGTCACCCTCCACTGTAGCTGTAGTAGAGTACAGTAACCATCAATCCACTGTCTCTGGGAGTCTGCCACCAAATCAAGAAGGGATACAAAGCATCACAAGTGAAATGGATGGCATGGCAGAGGCACAGAACACTGCTGGGCAGATACAAGGTCTCCAATCTCACCGAAACATGTCTTCAAAATGTTTTGATGCCAATGTCATCTCCAATAGTGGTAATCAATCAGAGCCAGAGCATGCTGAAAATG TGTTTAGAGgcaaaaaaaaccttcaaaatgCTCAGGGAAGAGACAGTTCCtccaaaaagcagaaaacaagccTCAAAACATCTGTGAACAtcaaaaagaagaataaaagta GAAAACGTGAGCAAAGTGGAGAGAGGGAGTCTGATCTAAAAGAACACGATTATCATTTGCCCAAAGGTTCCAAATGGAGTTTTCAAATGT CTGACTTGCAAAATTTGAGTAGCACTGAGTACATAACAATTCTCCAAGCAAAAATGCAGGAAATACGGAAACGCTACTGGTTGCTGAAAGCTGAGTTGGCTGCCATTGACCGGACaaagtatttaaagaaaaaaaaagagctggaaA gggctgctgctaCATCAAGTTCTTCACCAAATGGAATGCCAGGGGAACGCAG CAGAAAGCAGAAGTGTGGCCCAGCATTAATGCAGCACCAGTCAAAACAAAGCTGA
- the LOC137465109 gene encoding serine/threonine-protein kinase PAK 3-like: TTGSAPPLADTVFEEVDEEEQNNIKPPAALPPQPELAEPLNTGSAIQRAAGPASPAAASAPPAAGPSSSSPAQQPEMREEQDLKTLRSIVSLGEPMKKYRAFEELGRGGFGAVYKALDTSTGQQVAIKIMSLEEMSEELAVNEILVMRDSRNPNIVSYLDSYLVDTELWLAMEFMDGGTLFDVLSAVYLEEGQIGAVCRECLQGLHFLHSHQVIHRDIKSNNVLVGMDGSVKLADFGLCAQLSPERSKRSSSVGTPSWMAPEVVRGEAYGPKVDIWSLGIMGLEMVEGEAPYEREARPRVFELIERNGPPKLQNPKHHSALLRDFLRCCLQADEDRRWSAQELLQHPFVTSGEPASSLAALITSAKQELEDWRGDACA, from the exons ttttgaggaagtggatgaagaggagcaaaacaacatcaagcctccagctgctctccctccacagcctgaacttgcagagcca ctcaacacaggctctgccattcagcgtgccgctggaccagcatcgcctgcagcagccagcgctcccccagctgccggcccttcatccagcagcccagcccagcagcccgagatgagagaggagcaggacctgaagacactga ggagcattgtgagtctgggtgagccaatgaagaaatacagggcatttgaagaacttggacgagg ggggtttggagctgtttataaagccctcgacaccagcacaggacaacag gtggccatcaagataatgtcgcttgaggagatgtccgaggagctggctgtcaatgaaatcctggtcatgagggacagcaggaatcccaatattgttagctacttagacag ctacctggtggatacggagctctggctggcgatggagttcatggacggcggcacgttgtttgatgtgctcagtgcagtgtacctggaggaaggacagataggcgctgtctgtcgggag tgcctgcaaggactgcatttccttcattcccaccaagtcatccacagagacatcaaaagcaacaacgtTCTTGTGGGCATGGACGGATCAGTCAAATTGG ctgactttggcctctgtgctcagctcagccctgagcgcagcaagcgcagctccagcgttggcacgcccagctggatggcaccggaagtggtgagaggagaagcctatggccccaaagtggacatctggtccctggggatcatggggctggaaatggtggaaggggaagctccttacgagagggaagcccgtcccagg gtttttgagctgatagaaaggaacgggcccccaaaactgcagaaccccaagcaccactcggctctcctgcgcgactttctgcgctgctgcctgcaggcagacgaggacaggcgctggtctgcccaggaactcctgcag catccgtttgtgacctcaggcgagccagcctccagcctggctgctctgatcacctcagccaagcaagagctggaagactggagaggagacgcttgcgcctga
- the LOC137464365 gene encoding AT-rich interactive domain-containing protein 4B-like isoform X2, producing MDCRKNKTNREKEEEFLVQNSAPTLESPSTVAVVEYSNHQSTVSGSLPPNQEGIQSITSEMDGMAEAQNTAGQIQGLQSHRNMSSKCFDANVISNSGNQSEPEHAENVFRGKKNLQNAQGRDSSSKKQKTSLKTSVNIKKKNKSRKREQSGERESDLKEHDYHLPKGSKWSFQMSDLQNLSSTEYITILQAKMQEIRKRYWLLKAELAAIDRTKYLKKKKELERAAATSSSSPNGMPGERRKQKCGPALMQHQSKQS from the exons ATGGACTGTAGGAAG AATAAAACTaacagagagaaggaagaggagttTTTAGTGCAAAATAGTGCTCCAACTCTTGAGTCACCCTCCACTGTAGCTGTAGTAGAGTACAGTAACCATCAATCCACTGTCTCTGGGAGTCTGCCACCAAATCAAGAAGGGATACAAAGCATCACAAGTGAAATGGATGGCATGGCAGAGGCACAGAACACTGCTGGGCAGATACAAGGTCTCCAATCTCACCGAAACATGTCTTCAAAATGTTTTGATGCCAATGTCATCTCCAATAGTGGTAATCAATCAGAGCCAGAGCATGCTGAAAATG TGTTTAGAGgcaaaaaaaaccttcaaaatgCTCAGGGAAGAGACAGTTCCtccaaaaagcagaaaacaagccTCAAAACATCTGTGAACAtcaaaaagaagaataaaagta GAAAACGTGAGCAAAGTGGAGAGAGGGAGTCTGATCTAAAAGAACACGATTATCATTTGCCCAAAGGTTCCAAATGGAGTTTTCAAATGT CTGACTTGCAAAATTTGAGTAGCACTGAGTACATAACAATTCTCCAAGCAAAAATGCAGGAAATACGGAAACGCTACTGGTTGCTGAAAGCTGAGTTGGCTGCCATTGACCGGACaaagtatttaaagaaaaaaaaagagctggaaA gggctgctgctaCATCAAGTTCTTCACCAAATGGAATGCCAGGGGAACGCAG AAAGCAGAAGTGTGGCCCAGCATTAATGCAGCACCAGTCAAAACAAAGCTGA